One genomic segment of Luteimonas galliterrae includes these proteins:
- the pth gene encoding aminoacyl-tRNA hydrolase yields MAGLRLIVGLGNPGPEHARTRHNAGFWFVDALAEKTGARFSVESKLFGETAKAEIAGRSVWLLKPATYMNLSGKSIGAALRFWKIEPEECLVAHDELDLAPGIVRLKFDGGHGGQNGVRDTMAMLGHGKFHRLRIGIGHPGNKDKVTPWLLKGGPGKDDEILIGRAIDAALDVLPLAVNGDFNEAMKRLHTTKE; encoded by the coding sequence ATGGCTGGTTTGCGCCTGATCGTGGGCCTGGGCAATCCCGGGCCGGAGCACGCCCGGACGCGGCACAACGCCGGGTTCTGGTTTGTCGATGCGCTCGCCGAGAAAACCGGCGCGCGTTTTTCTGTGGAATCCAAACTGTTCGGCGAGACCGCCAAGGCGGAAATCGCAGGGCGATCGGTGTGGCTGCTCAAGCCCGCCACTTATATGAACCTCAGCGGCAAATCGATCGGCGCCGCGCTGCGTTTCTGGAAGATCGAGCCCGAAGAGTGCCTGGTGGCGCACGACGAGCTGGATCTGGCGCCGGGGATCGTCCGTTTGAAATTCGACGGCGGCCACGGCGGCCAGAACGGCGTGCGCGACACGATGGCCATGCTGGGCCACGGCAAGTTCCACCGTTTGCGGATCGGCATCGGCCATCCGGGCAACAAGGACAAAGTGACGCCGTGGCTGCTGAAGGGCGGCCCGGGCAAGGATGACGAGATTTTGATCGGGCGGGCGATCGACGCTGCGCTCGATGTTCTGCCGTTGGCGGTGAATGGCGATTTCAACGAAGCGATGAAACGCCTGCATACCACCAAGGAATAG
- a CDS encoding 50S ribosomal protein L25/general stress protein Ctc gives MATEHKIAAAARGDEGKGASRRLRRAGQIPAIVYGAHADPQSIQLEHEKTWIASQNEWFYSSILTLEVDGKAEQVLLRDMQRHPYKQIIMHMDFQRVSANEAIRVAVPLHFINEDKSPAGKAADVAVTHELTEVEISCLPKDLPEFIEIDLADLKVGDTIHLSEVKLPAGVEVPELKLGADHDVAVVVARFVKEEVEEETAEGEASAEVPAAKVSDEEAEEGGDKE, from the coding sequence ATGGCTACCGAACATAAAATCGCAGCTGCCGCGCGCGGCGACGAGGGCAAGGGTGCGAGCCGCCGCCTGCGTCGCGCCGGCCAGATCCCCGCCATCGTCTATGGCGCCCACGCCGATCCGCAGAGCATCCAGTTGGAGCACGAGAAGACCTGGATCGCCAGCCAGAACGAGTGGTTCTACTCGTCGATCCTGACCCTGGAAGTGGACGGCAAGGCCGAGCAGGTGCTGCTGCGCGATATGCAGCGCCACCCGTACAAGCAGATCATCATGCACATGGACTTCCAGCGCGTCAGCGCGAACGAAGCCATCCGCGTGGCGGTGCCGCTGCACTTCATCAACGAAGACAAGTCGCCGGCCGGCAAGGCCGCCGACGTCGCCGTGACGCACGAGCTGACCGAAGTGGAGATCAGCTGCCTGCCGAAGGACCTGCCGGAGTTCATCGAGATCGATCTGGCCGATCTGAAGGTCGGCGATACGATCCACTTGTCCGAAGTGAAGCTGCCGGCCGGCGTGGAAGTGCCCGAGCTCAAGCTCGGCGCCGACCACGACGTGGCGGTGGTGGTGGCTCGCTTCGTCAAGGAAGAAGTGGAAGAAGAAACCGCCGAAGGCGAGGCCTCCGCCGAAGTGCCGGCCGCCAAGGTTTCCGACGAGGAAGCCGAAGAGGGTGGCGACAAGGAGTGA